A portion of the Amia ocellicauda isolate fAmiCal2 chromosome 22, fAmiCal2.hap1, whole genome shotgun sequence genome contains these proteins:
- the zzef1 gene encoding zinc finger ZZ-type and EF-hand domain-containing protein 1 isoform X3, translating into MGNAESGCGAGSGDEEDLETGSPGLVGGSPASGATGGGGGGGGGSGGGRGTNSSPGPVPGPGPGCGLPSPSALLEQVKLRETAARMSDSWVAISESVLARNESALVRWLEERLSRGEESVTLEQFCEMMESRDAPRDDCEEAFGQFDAEGDGIVDLENMLMALKNCNGANLQGELSHVIRQLQACSLTPGFVDIFSKSKDRLGLHASKILKFLHRNRIPSSAIPFPVLEGYNSICTMRSSVVQEFLDFLLQKEKDLDIQYRAELNRDPEVDKVKIVTQCYNFIETSSNAADIYKMTNGETMSFWQSDGSARSHWIRLRMKPDVVLRRLAIAVASNDHSYMPQLVSVAVGKNRRSLQEIRDVRIPSNVTGYVALLDNANISYPYVQINIKRCLSDGCDTRIHGLKTMGYQITKNKEVSVSDASAIWYLSLLTSLVTASMETNPVLAQTVLQSTQKALHHMPPLSLTPGSTEFPKFFSPNILEEVDAFLLRIADCCVTPEAELTLLAFALARGSVAKIIMSLSSISDHLDTQYKAASLIASMAAVRLKLLYKNGKPLQLRLQACDVKGKEEKSGPENVLLEPSTGDGFLTENGKKRASLILSTEGQTSFQVTQIEVKVRKGAIGAKCGLVFAYSEGDAPFDAEKHFKRFKKYDTWDFKDYREFVKNGGTKPSSQLGEDDPIGWFEVEDDWNDVEVKLQQCRVAKYLMVKFLCTRQDTAERLGIQQLSFNGYVRPESERPDAEDLSLLGEDADSGAVSGVSLLQKTLFFVQQLTRDMVLQESSMFKQKLLLDFSGLNLHLFWTFYDKLRNTNREEAVKTRILLLELLQNCFPVLSTSAEPRSSDEACCSQSTEPPGPGAVKELYTHLCEVVDGPEGDGSVEKSLRKEAVKALLSGAAIFFPDKQSRRDKLFVMMKNITAEDQPESIMLTFESLCNYFSDQDPSGLLLLPPKGAPSDFDISPILTVMDTLLLVATRECEVMMLDAGSGPSRKVLLSLFWALQGSLLSWCYLQLKGGPSTAAELSRDILLRYVDRFLSGTQTILCSLLETYTGVQIMEKLSNSILAMATRQLAIFLLELCPLDIPHCLLLRSFASLIDLLKNLCKDTEDSFSKVDLESCQQPQQPVVLKTWDMESPHNYENSRHEITVFVCPGATSFEVEFDERCETEKRYDYLEFTDARGGKVRYDMKVGTEKWPKKVTFKAGPQLQFLFHSDSSNNEWGYKFTVTAYGLPDITVSWVSDLQLLVSRLMGRLASQTLALKSPHEIRSVKELPAGKMIHVLSSPLWKPVFRHGLCDPDQSPARGTNNSICQSSTDEKKAKVDLKDDFISVLVEYANWDPSQESSNSRTGLLRALMLACKRQSSRNEIAGGSKVDQAVNAIWAAMVYHTPLLHNTMRSYVSQGGHAVLGEEFVQAYALAEGIRTWMLEMKQRYLVGKMNQAEEREEDLSEVSLESLADICIKKSLLLFQFNPGGAQRQDVDVMLKAAGSLEGKTPSLHRSASVSEEDFQASPSSAVQVAGAAADKEAQATELSLLADGSAQAKLKETLAPDPNGLVPLRGSAESLIVQTSEPASPSTPTRKATFSKGRLRLLSFRSMEEPKIVPSIKEKFPIMKHIMDFMKDQSISEANVLQVLSLKKKQALSVSAVLKMVRECLHSLGKPHLFQAPCILFLQELLACQKDFTSYFSQLAGSGQELREEVRQSYHQLVLVLVDAVQGFNSLNDKSLLPALSCVQTCLLHLLDMSWEVQDLSLFLDIKLPDLLLTMSQENISVHDIAISQWTEEDEIADYERNCEWMDECQDGMFERWYDKIVQGSPEDRRKMHMFIARYCDLLNVEISCDGCERIAPWHRYRCLQCTDMDLCKTCFLSGAKPEGHEDDHEMVNMEYACDHCQGLIVGSRINCNVCEDFDLCFGCYNAKKYPDSHLPTHRITVYPMVTIRISDRHRLIQPYIHNYSWLLFAALALFTSDLTSEREVEGDALDARGLNKATGLQTRCSELIAECLLKGQTGKGLRASALLSLLSPNESASDSELCPVSTESSQELSTTDTSSPPGSTMAVCSPLPSRDKVPELPDKGLFRDGEPAPVPKEISGPETSNEDEERKRRLLSQDTLELTSFSQTPSVSSEDTLSPVVRGSESIGEAAVSDAHHITKEHDDKAARVPLQEHVFAECSRERILGLLAAMLPPAKPGCTISLPSLKPIIPLLFRVVISNAGCLNETYHLTLGLLGQLLLRISPADADAAVTEALADKYVLLALGDGTLDTEGWKTTQLLFSLGAVCLDSRIGLDWACSVADILQDLNACPQWSDVITAFTDHCIAQLPHQLKRTNLFTLLVLVGFPEVLCMGTHSVFIDNANEPHNMILLKHFTEKNRAAVVDVKTRKRRTVKDYQLVQPHEYSSRPDPEKVSPPLTHLGHYLHNFVTINSHLLQSNLENSSSDAVEATWVLSLALKGLYNTLKKHGFEEAQAAIQQSGLIKLLVRKCSKGTGFSKMWLLRDLEILSIMLYSSKKEINSMAESTDTELEDREQDKEPDSDHSSCCTDDLDPNKPDPLEGLDEETKICFQITHDALNAPLHILRAMYELQMKRTDSFFLEVQKRFDGDVIKTDETIRTLAQKWQPTKRPRSDERSAKAVDTDMIVVPYVSKPSRCEKATEETNLVTQKLITNTESDLQLSYAKQRRTKSSALLHKELDARSNKAVRQYLFKVNEAISILYARHVLASLLAEWPSGAAMSEDVLDLSGASHMAYILDMLMQLEEKPMWEKILQKVLKGCSETMLGSLSLTACQFMEEPGMTVQVRESKHPYDNNTNFEDKVHIPGAIFLSIKFDCRCYTEEGCDELIMSSSSDFLQDHHNLSGSPQKWTDFEIPGDTLYFRFVSDMSNTEWGYKFTVTGGHRGRFQTGFEILKHMLADEQALQHLPLADIWEWQVGVACRQTGNQRLKAIHLLLRILMCNTKSGCDLTLLRPLWQLFSTMEGGLSQDPTTISVLLPLHRALTELFFIAEGKAIELGILQEYLLALTTDEQLHVHTVQALKNIAAISLAINYPNKSTHLLNVSP; encoded by the exons ATGGGGAATGCGGAGAGCGGCTGTGGGGCGGGGAGCGGCGACGAGGAAGACCTGGAAACCGGGAGTCCCGGCCTCGTCGGGGGCAGCCCGGCCTCTGGGGCCACGGGCGGCggtggcggcggcggcggcggctccGGAGGCGGAAGGGGTACGAATAGCTCCCCGGGACCGGTACCTGGACCGGGGCCGGGCTGTGGGCTCCCCTCCCCCAGCGCCCTACTGGAGCAGGTGAAGCTCAGGGAGACGGCGGCCCGCATGAGCGACTCCTGGGTGGCCATCTCGGAGTCGGTGCTCGCCCGCAATGAGAGCGCCCTGGTGCGCTGGCTGGAGGAGCGGCTGAGTCGCGGCGAGGAGTCGGTGACCCTGGAGCAGTTCTGCGAGATGATGGAGAGCCGGGACGCGCCGAGGGACGACTGCGAGGAG GCTTTCGGGCAGTTTGACGCGGAGGGCGATGGCATCGTTGATTTGGAGAACATGCTCATGGCTCTGAAGAACTGCAATGGAGCCAACCTGCAAGGGGAGCTGAGCCATGTGATCCGGCAGCTGCAGGCCTGTTCGCTCACTCCAG GTTTTGTTGATATCTTCTCCAAGTCGAAGGATCGTCTGGGACTGCATGCCTCAAAGATCCTGAAGTTTCTGCACCGCAATCGAATCCCCAGCAGTGCGATTCCATTCCCCGTGCTGGAGGGTTACAATAGCATTTGCACCATGAGGTCCTCTGTCGTTCAGGAGTTCTTGGATTTCCTCCTTCAAAAAGAGaagg ATTTAGACATCCAGTACAGGGCCGAACTCAACCGTGATCCCGAGGTGGACAAAGTGAAAATCGTCACCCAGTGTTACAACTTCATAGAGACTTCATCTAACGCTGCGGACATTTACAAGATGACTAACGGAGAGACGATGTCCTTCTGGCAGTCAGATGGCAGTGCCCGCTCACACTGGATAAG GTTACGGATGAAGCCCGATGTCGTTCTACGGCGCCTTGCGATCGCGGTGGCTTCCAACGACCACAGTTACATGCCCCAGCTGGTGTCGGTGGCCGTGGGGAAGAACCGCCGGTCCCTGCAGGAGATCAGGGATGTCCGCATTCCCAGCAACGTCACTGGATACGTCGCGCTCTTGGACAACGCCAACATCAGCTACCCCT ATGTTCAGATCAATATAAAGCGCTGTCTCAGTGACGGCTGTGACACACGCATCCACGGTTTGAAGACCATGGGCTATCAGATCACCAAGAACAAGGAGGTGTCCGTTTCCGACGCCTCTGCTATCTGGTACCTGTCTCTGCTGACCTCTTTAGTGACCGCATCGATGGAGACCAACCCAGTATTGGCCCAGACTGTCCTGCAGAGTACACA AAAAGCCTTACACCACATGCCTCCTCTGTCCTTAACCCCCGGTTCCACCGAGTTCCCCAAGTTCTTCTCTCCTAACATCCTGGAGGAAGTGGATGCGTTTCTCCTGAGAATTGCAGA CTGCTGTGTGACCCCCGAGGCGGAGCTCACTCTGCTGGCGTTTGCCCTGGCCAGGGGCAGTGTTGCCAAGATTATCATGTCCCTGTCCAGTATCAGTGACCATCTGGACACGCAGTACAAGGCAGCTTCCCTCATCGCCTCCATGGCCGCAGTCCGACTCAAACTGCTGTATAAGAATG GGAAGCCCCTTCAGCTGCGCCTGCAGGCCTGTGACGTGAAGGGAAAGGAGGAGAAATCTGGGCCCGAGAACGTGCTGCTGGAGCCCTCCACGGGGGACG GTTTCCTGACTGAAAATGGAAAGAAGAGAGCCAGTCTAATCCTGTCCACAGAAGGCCAGACAAGTTTCCAGGTCACTCAGATCGAGGTTAAA GTGCGTAAAGGCGCAATCGGTGCCAAATGTGGGCTGGTGTTTGCCTACAGTGAGGGTGATGCGCCGTTCGatgcagaaaagcatttcaAGAGGTTTAAGAAATATGACACTTGGGATTTTAAGGATTACAGGGAGTTTGTGAAGAACGG AGGCACGAAGCCGAGTTCACAGCTGGGGGAGGATGACCCGATAGGCTGGTTTGAGGTGGAGGATGACTGGAACGACGTGGAGGTCAAACTGCAGCAGTGTCGGGTCGCGAAG TACTTGATGGTGAAGTTCCTGTGCACCAGACAAGACACGGCCGAGCGCCTGGGAATCCAGCAGTTAAGTTTCAACGGCTACGTGCGGCCGGAGAGCGAGCGCCCGGACGCCGAAGACCTGTCCCTCCTGGGGGAGGACGCGGACTCGGGCGCCGTCAGTGGAGTGTCCCTGCTGCAGAAGACCCTCTTCTTTGTCCAGCAGCTCACACGGGACatg GTGCTTCAGGAATCGTCCATGTTTAAGCAAAAGCTTCTTCTGGACTTCAGTGGTCTTAACCTACATCTGTTCTGGACTTTTTATGATAAACTCAGGAACAC TAACAGGGAAGAGGCAGTGAAGACCCGCATCCTGCTGCTGGAGCTGCTACAGAACTGCTTCCCGGTTCTGTCCACCTCCGCCGAGCCCAGGAGCTCCGATGAGGCCTGCTGCAGCCAGAGCACGGAGCCGCCGGGGCCAGGGGCGGTGAAGGAGCTCTACACACACCTCTGTGAGG TGGTGGACGGTCCCGAAGGAGACGGCTCTGTTGAGAAATCTCTACGCAAGGAGGCAGTCAAGGCTCTTCTCAGTGGAGCGGCCATCTTCTTCCCGGACAAACAGAGCCGGAGGGACAAGCTCTTCGTTATGATG AAAAATATCACTGCAGAAGATCAGCCAGAGTCTATAATGTTGACTTTCGAGTCCCTGTGTAACTACTTCAG TGATCAAGACCCCAGTGGTCTGCTGCTGCTTCCTCCAAAGGGGGCCCCCTCTGATTTCGACATCTCTCCCATTCTCACTGTCATGGACACCCTGCTGCTAGTGGCCACCCGTGAG TGCGAGGTGATGATGCTGGACGCGGGCAGCGGGCCGAGCAGGAAGGTCTTGCTGTCTCTGTTCTGGGCCCTGCAGGGCAGCCTCCTGTCCTGGTGCTACCTGCAGCTGAAGGGAGGACCATCCACAGCGGCCGAACTCTCGCGGGACATCCTGCTCAGAT ATGTTGATCGGTTCCTGTCGGGCACACAGACCATTCTCTGCTCCCTCTTGGAGACGTACACTGGCGTCCAGATCATGGAGAAGCTCAGCAACTCTATTCTGGCCATGGCTACAAGACAGCTG GCCATTTTCCTGCTGGAGCTGTGCCCGTTGGACATTCCTCATTGTCTCTTGTTAAGAAGCTTTGCCTCCCTGATCGACTTGCTGAAGAACCTGTGTAAGGACACAGAGGACAGCTTCTCCAAG GTAGACCTGGAGAGTTgccagcagccccagcagcctGTGGTGCTGAAGACCTGGGACATGGAGTCTCCTCACAACTATGAGAACAGCCGTCATGAGATCACCGTGTTTGTGTGTCCGGGAGCCACGTCCTTCGAGGTGGAGTTCGACGAGAGATGCGAGACCGAGAAGAG ATATGACTACCTAGAGTTCACCGATGCCAGGGGTGGAAAGGTTCGCTACGATATGAAGGTTGGCACGGAGAAATGGCCGAAG AAAGTGACGTTCAAGGCTGGCCCGCAGCTGCAGTTCCTGTTCCACTCTGACAGCAGCAACAACGAATGGGGCTACAAGTTCACCGTGACCGCCTACGGCCTCCCAGACATCACCGTTTCCTGGGTGTCGGACCTGCAGCTCCTCGTGTCCAGACTGATGGGCCGCCTGGCCTCCCAAACGCTGGCTCTGAAATCCCCCCATG AGATCAGAAGTGTCAAGGAGCTTCCCGCGGGAAAGATGATCCATGTCCTCAGCTCTCCACTGTGGAAGCCAGTCTTCAGGCATGGGCTGTGTGACCCAGATCAGTCTCCGGCACGGGGGACAAACAACAGCATCTGTCAGTCCAGCACGGATGAAAAGAAG GCCAAAGTTGATCTGAAAGATGATTTCATAAGTGTCCTCGTTGAATATGCCAACTGGGATCCCTCGCAAGAGTCTTCCAACAGCCGCACCGGTCTCCTGAGGGCGCTCATGCTGGCCTGTAAGAGGCAGTCATCCCGAAACGAGATTGCTGGGGGGTCAAAGGTCGACCAGGCTGTGAACGCCATCTGGGCCGCTATGGTTTACCACACACCTCTACTACACAACACAATGCGCAGCTATG TATCCCAGGGGGGGCATGCAGTCCTGGGGGAGGAGTTTGTCCAGGCCTACGCACTGGCTGAAGGCATACGAACCTGGATG CTTGAAATGAAGCAGAGATACCTGGTGGGCAAGATGAACCAagcagaagagagagaggaggatcTGAGCGAAGTGAGCCTGGAGTCGCTTG CCGATATCTGCATTAAGAAGAGTCTTCTCCTGTTCCAATTCAATCCCGGCGGAGCTCAGAGGCAGGACGTTGACGTGATGTTGAAGGCAGCGGGCAGCCTTGAGGGAAAAACCCCATCGCTACACAGATCGGCCTCCGTATCCGAAGAGGATTTTCAGGCCAGCCCCTCTTCGGCCGTACAGGTTGCTGGGGCCGCGGCCGATAAGGAAGCCCAGGCCACGGAGCTGAGCCTCCTGGCGGATGGGAGTGCACAGGCAAAGCTGAAGGAGACCCTGGCTCCGGATCCCAACGGCTTGGTCCCCCTCAGAGGATCGGCGGAGAGCCTCATCGTGCAGACCAGCGAGCCGGCCTCTCCCTCCACCCCCACCCGCAAGGCCACGTTCAGCAAGGGCCGCCTGCGCCTGCTCTCTTTCAGGTCCATGGAGGAGCCCAAGATCGTCCCCTCCATCAAGGAAAAGTTTCCCATCATGAAACACATCATGGACTTCATGAAGGACCAGTCCATCAGTGAGGCAAA CGTCCTGCAGGTCCTGTCTCTGAAGAAGAAGCAGGCGCTCAGCGTGTCTGCGGTGCTCAAGATGGTGCGCGAGTGTTTGCATTCCCTGGGGAAACCGCACCTCTTCCAGGCCCCCTGCATCTTGTTCCTGCAGGAGCTGCTGGCCTGTCAGAAGGACTTCACCAG TTATTTTTCCCAGTTGGCTGGAAGTGGGCAAGAGCTGCGCGAGGAGGTGCGCCAGTCCTACCACCAGCTGGTCCTGGTGCTGGTGGACGCAGTGCAGGGCTTCAACAGCCTGAATGACAA GTCTCTGCTTCCTGCGCTGTCCTGTGTGCAGACCTGTTTGCTCCACCTGTTGGACATGAGCTGGGAAGTTCAAGACCTCTCCCTGTTCCTGGATATCAAATTACCAGACCTGCTCTTGACCATGTCTCAGGAGAACATCAGTGTTCACGACATCGCGATCAG TCAGTGGACGGAGGAGGATGAGATTGCGGACTACGAGCGCAACTGCGAGTGGATGGACGAGTGTCAGGATGGCATGTTCGAGCGCTGGTATGACAAGATCGTTCAGGGGAGTCCCGAGGACAGGAGAAAG ATGCACATGTTCATTGCCCGGTACTGTGACCTGCTCAACGTGGAGATCTCCTGTGACGGGTGTGAGCGCATCGCCCCCTGGCACCGGTATCGCTGCCTGCAGTGCACGGACATGGACCTCTGCAAAACCTGCTTCCTCA GCGGAGCGAAACCCGAGGGGCACGAGGACGATCACGAGATGGTCAATATGGAGTACGCCTGTGACCACTGCCAGGGGCTGATCGTGGGCAGCAGGATTAACTGCAATGTGTGCGAGGATTTCGACCTGTGCTTCGGGTGCTACAATGCGAAGAAATACCCTGACAG TCATCTGCCGACCCACCGGATCACAGTCTATCCCATGGTGACTATCCGCATCAGCGACCGCCACCGGCTCATTCAGCCCTACATCCACAATTACTCCTGGCTGCTGTTTGCCGCGTTGGCGCTTTTCACCTCTGACCTGACCAGCGAGCGAGAGGTGGAGGGAGATGCCCTGGACGCCCGTGGCCTCAACAAGGCCACCGGTCTGCAGACGCGCTGCTCGGAGCTCATCGCAGAGTGCCTGCTCAAAGGGCAGACGGGGAAAG GTCTCCGGGCTTCAGCACTGTTGTCCCTGCTGTCGCCCAACGAGTCGGCCTCGGACAGCGAGCTCTGTCCCGTCAGCACGGAGTCCAGCCAGGAGCTGAGCACTACAGACACCTCCTCCCCACCGGGCAGCACCATGGCCGTGTGCTCCCCGCTGCCGTCCCGGGACAAGGTACCTGAACTCCCT gacAAGGGCCTGTTCCGCGATGGAGAGCCAGCTCCTGTGCCCAAAGAAATATCAGGGCCGGAGACGTCCAACGAAGACGAGGAACGGAAGAGGAGACTGCTCTCTCAGGACACGCTGGAATTGACGAGTTTCAGTCAGACACCCTCTGTGTCCAGCGAGGACACCCTGTCTCCTGTCGTCAGAG GCTCTGAGTCCATCGGAGAGGCAGCCGTGTCAGACGCCCACCACATTACCAAGGAGCACGATGACAAGGCGGCCAGGGTCCCCCTCCAGGAGCACGTGTTTGCCGAGTGCTCCCGAGAGAGGATTCTAGGACTGCTGGCGGCCATGTTGCCTCCAGCCAAACCG GGCTGTACCATCTCACTCCCCAGCCTGAAGCCCATCATCCCGCTGCTGTTCCGGGTGGTGATCTCCAACGCCGGCTGTCTGAACGAGACGTACCACCTGACGCTGGGACTCCTGGGCCAGCTGCTGCTGCGCATCTCCCCTGCCGATGCCGATGCGGCTGTGACCGAGGCCCTGGCAGACAAGTACGTGCTGCTGGCCCTGGGGGATGGGACCCTCGACACCGAGGGCTGGAAGACCACACAGCTGCTGTTCAGTCTGGGGGCCGTGTGTCTGGACAG CCGCATCGGTCTGGACTGGGCGTGTTCGGTGGCCGACATCCTGCAGGACCTCAACGCCTGTCCTCAGTGGAGTGACGTCATCACGGCCTTCACCGACCACTGCATCGCGCAGCTGCCACACCAGCTAAAACGCACCAACCTCTTCACCTTGCTGGTGCTGGTCGGCTTCCCAGAG GTGTTGTGCATGGGAACGCACTCCGTCTTCATCGACAACGCCAACGAGCCGCACAACATGATCCTGCTGAAACACTTTACAGAGAAGAACCGGGCTGCGGTGGTCGACGTCAAGACCCGCAAGAGGAGGACAG TGAAGGACTATCAACTGGTCCAGCCACACGAGTACAGCAGCCGGCCCGACCCTGAGAAGGTGTCCCCTCCCCTGACGCACCTCGGCCACTACCTCCACAACTTTGTCACGATAAACAGCCACCTGCTGCAGAGCAACCTGGAGAACAGCTCCAGCGACGCAGTGGAGGCCACCTGGGTGCTGTCTCTTGCTCTCAAGGGCCTCTACAACACACTGAAG AAGCATGGATTTGAAGAGGCCCAGGCTGCCATTCAGCAATCTGGATTGATCAAGCTGCTGGTGAGGAAGTGCAGCAAGGGCACGGGCTTTAGTAAGATGTGGCTCCTCCGGGACCTTGAG atcTTGTCGATCATGCTGTACTCGTCCAAGAAGGAAATCAACTCGATGGCGGAAAGCACGGACACTGAGCTGGAGGACAGGGAGCAGGATAAGGAGCCCGACTCGGACCACTCCAGCTGCTGTACCGATGACCTGGACCCAAACAAGCCCGACCCACTCGAGGGCCTGGATGAGGAGACCAAGATCTGCTTCCAG ATTACCCACGATGCCCTCAACGCCCCGCTGCATATCCTGCGGGCGATGTATGAGCTGCAGATGAAGAGAACCGACTCCTTCTTCCTGGAGGTGCAGAAGAG GTTCGACGGAGATGTGATCAAGACGGACGAGACTATCCGCACGCTGGCGCAGAAGTGGCAGCCCACCAAGCGGCCGCGCTCCGACGAGAGGAGCGCCAAGGCGGTGGACACAGACATGATCGTGGTGCCGTACGTG TCAAAGCCTAGCCGCTGTGAGAAGGCCACTGAGGAGACCAACCTGGTGACCCAGAAGCTGATCACCAACACGGAGAGCGACCTGCAGCTCAGCTACGCCAAGCAGCGGCGCACCAAGAGCTCAGCCCTGCTGCACAAGGAGCTGGACGCCCGCAGCAACAAGGCGGTGCGCCAGTACCTGTTCAAGGTCAACGAGGCCATCTCCATCCTCTACGCCCGGCATGTGCTGGCCTCCCTGCTGGCCGAGTGGCCCAGCGGCGCAGCCATGAGCGAGGACGTGCTGGACCTCAGCGGCGCCTCACACATGGCCTACATCCTGGACATGTTGATGCAGCTCGAGGAGAAGCCCATGTGGGAGAAG ATCCTGCAGAAAGTCCTGAAGGGCTGCAGCGAGACCATGCTGGGAAGCCTGTCCCTCACAGCCTGTCAGTTCATGGAGGAGCCAGGAATGACGGTCCAGGTCAGGGAGTCCAAGCACCCCTACGACAACAACACCAACTTTGAG GACAAGGTCCACATTCCTGGTGCCATCTTCCTGTCCATAAAGTTTGACTGCCGTTGCTACACAGAGGAAGGCTGTGATGAACTGATCATGTCCAGCAGCAGCGACTTCCTGCAGGACCATCACAACCTCAGTGGGTCGCCTCAAAAGTGGACAGATTTTGAAATCCCAG GGGACACTCTTTATTTCAGGTTTGTCTCCGACATGAGCAACACGGAGTGGGGATACAAGTTCACGGTCACCGGGGGTCACCGGGGAAGGTTTCAGACCG GATTCGAAATCTTGAAGCACATGTTAGCTGACGAACAAGCCCTCCAGCATCTGCCATTGGCCGATATCTGGGAGTGGCAGGTGGGCGTGGCCTGTCGCCAGACGGGAAATCAGCGTCTCAAAGCCATCCACCTGCTGCTGAGGATCCTCATGTGCAACACTAAGAG CGGCTGTGACCTGACGTTGTTGCGGCCGCTGTGGCAGCTCTTCAGCACCATGGAGGGCGGACTGAGCCAGGACCCCACCACCATCAGCGTCCTGCTGCCCCTGCACCGCGCGCTGACCGAGCTCTTCTTTATCGCCGAGGGCAAGGCCATC GAGCTCGGCATTCTCCAGGAATACCTGCTGGCACTGACCACGGACGAGCAGCTCCACGTCCACACAGTGCAG GCGCTGAAGAACATCGCAGCGATTAGCCTGGCAATCAATTATCCAAATAAATCGACACATCTACTGAATGTGTCACCTTAG